One region of Triticum aestivum cultivar Chinese Spring chromosome 6B, IWGSC CS RefSeq v2.1, whole genome shotgun sequence genomic DNA includes:
- the LOC123138223 gene encoding RINT1-like protein MAG2 codes for MEAAAPSPLLHSPPHITPELRRFLDVRFRSPADLAAAADVEAEIRGRCAELESSVAELSARLAVVAAAYSSSLGAAGSALRSVRGGLAALKASTDKTGVREDVEAGSEKMLFEQLPPLATDVARVDMVRDYAETALKLDGLIGDVEDAVSSSVTAKLKSRGENSEKTHHVAIGYLKKIEDLLASVTRTRPQWTRLISAVDHRVDRSLALLRPQAIVDHHALLSSLGWPPSLAGTKISDSNSGKPAETVNPLFSMKGDLTRKYSESFLSLCNLQELQKRRKARQLHGHDMGNQPRQPLWVIEELVNPLSAAAQHHFSKWVENPEFVFALAYKITRDFVDSMDEILQPLVDKANLVGYSCREEWISGIVIALSTYLAKEIFPKQIELLQESSSSDASSTAAQARVSWLNLVDLMISFDKRTQDLISGTGLLLSVKDDENWQRISVLSVFCDRPDWLEIWAEIERREVFASLKSAMENENNWSKRIEGAMLEYGSDDCKSPAITGAVKHGLSLIIDRARPIPSITLRAEFIRISASPIISEFLGCMFRRCQEAEGLTALADDNALTKVSQSINAARYVESTLAQWCEDVFFLEMENLSVVGEEGGCVFQQEINQLKEFRSEWVDKISTVILRAFDARCRDYLKNKRQWQEHSEEPAISRAIIESSGYIQGRLSRLEEGLNVLDFVTVWRAVATGVDQLLFTGIFAGSPKFNDGGVERLHADLSVLFAVFQAWCLRPEGFFPRLSEGLKLLKIDERQLRDGRMVTDKNWLREHGIRHLTAGEAEKIIKNRVYDA; via the exons ATGGAAGCGGCGGCTCCGTCGCCGCTGCTCCATAGCCCCCCGCACATCACCCCAGAGCTCCGGCGCTTCCTAGACGTCCGCTTTCGCTCCCCGGCCGACCTCGCCGCGGCCGCCGACGTCGAGGCCGAGATCCGCGGGCGCTGCGCGGAGCTCGAGTCCTCGGTCGCCGAACTGTCCGCCCGCCTCGCAGTGGTGGCCGCCGCGTACTCCTCTTCCCTCGGGGCCGCTGGCTCCGCCCTCCGCAGCGTGCGTGGTGGCCTCGCCGCCCTCAAGGCCTCCACCGACAAGACGG GGGTTAGAGAAGATGTGGAGGCTGGGAGCGAGAAGATGCTGTTTGAACAACTCCCTCCCCTGGCCACTGACGTGGCGAGAGTGGACATGGTTAGAGATTACGCTG AAACGGCTCTAAAGCTTGACGGTTTGATCGGTGATGTAGAAGACGCTGTTTCCTCTTCTGTGACTGCAAAACTTAAATCTCGTGGAGAAAATTCAGAG AAAACCCACCATGTTGCTATTGGATATCTTAAAAAGATAGAAGATCTTTTAGCTTCAGTTACAAGGACCAGACCACAATGGACTCGCCTTATATCTGCAGTGGATCACAGAGTGGACAGATCTTTAGCTTTACTAAGACCACAAGCTATTGTTGATCATCATGCTCTACTGTCATCCCTTGGCTGGCCTCCTTCCCTTGCTGGAACAAAAATTTCAGATAGTAATTCTGGGAAACCGGCAGAGACTGTGAACCCATTATTTTCAATGAAGGGTGACCTGACAAGGAAGTATTCTGAAAGCTTTCTTTCGCTCTGTAATCTACAAGAATTACAGAAACGCAGAAAAGCTAGGCAACTACATGGGCACGACATGGGAAATCAACCACGTCAACCATTATGGGTGATAGAGGAGTTAGTAAATCCGTTATCTGCTGCTGCACAACACCATTTCTCCAAATGGGTTGAGAATCCTGAATTTGTCTTTGCTCTTGCTTATAAGATAACAAGAGATTTTGTTGATTCCATGGATGAGATACTGCAGCCCCTTGTAGATAAGGCCAATCTTGTAGGGTATAGCTGCAGAGAGGAGTGGATTTCAGGTATAGTTATTGCACTGTCTACATACTTGGCGAAAGAGATATTTCCTAAGCAGATTGAACTTCTTCAAGAAAGTAGCTCAAGTGATGCAAGCAGCACGGCGGCTCAGGCAAGAGTCTCATGGCTTAACCTTGTTGATCTGATGATATCTTTTGACAAGCGAACTCAAGATTTGATCTCCGGTACAGGACTGCTACTTTCAGTAAAGGATGATGAGAATTGGCAGAGGATCTCAGTGCTCTCTGTCTTCTGTGATCGTCCAGACTGGCTTGAAATATGGGCAGAGATTGAGAGACGGGAGGTTTTTGCTAGCCTGAAATCAGCAATGGAGAATGAAAATAATTGGAGTAAGAGGATTGAAGGAGCGATGCTTGAGTATGGATCAGATGACTGCAAATCTCCAGCAATAACCGGTGCTGTTAAACATGGCTTGTCTTTGATAATTGATCGTGCTAGGCCTATTCCTAGCATTACCCTTAGGGCAGAATTCATTAGGATTTCTGCTTCACCCATAATATCAGAATTCCTCGGTTGCATGTTTAGGAGGTGCCAAGAGGCAGAGGGGCTAACTGCTCTGGCCGATGATAATGCTTTGACCAAAGTATCACAATCCATTAATGCAGCTCGGTACGTGGAATCCACATTGGCACAATGGTGTGAGGATGTGTTCTTTCTTGAAATGGAAAATCTATCTGTAGTTGGAGAAGAAGGGGGTTGTGTATTCCAGCAAGAGATAAATCAACTGAAAGAGTTCAGATCAGAATGGGTTGATAAGATTTCCACCGTCATCCTTAGGGCTTTTGATGCTCGATGCCGGGACTATCTGAAAAACAAGAGGCAGTGGCAGGAGCATTCAGAAGAACCAGCTATATCCAGAGCCATCATAGAGTCTTCAGGCTATATTCAAGGGAGGCTATCTAGGCTCGAAGAAGGCCTAAATGTGCTGGATTTTGTAACAGTATGGAGAGCCGTGGCAACCGGAGTAGACCAGCTGCTTTTCACAGGGATTTTCGCTGGAAGCCCAAAGTTTAATGACGGTGGGGTGGAAAGGCTTCATGCTGATCTGAGTGTTCTTTTTGCTGTTTTCCAAGCCTGGTGTCTGAGGCCTGAAGGCTTCTTCCCAAGACTGTCCGAGGGATTGAAATTGCTGAAGATTGATGAGAGGCAACTAAGAGATGGTAGGATGGTTACAGATAAAAATTGGCTGCGGGAACATGGTATTAGGCATCTGACAGCCGGTGAGGCAGAAAAGATAATTAAAAACAGGGTGTATGATGCATGA